The following DNA comes from Kaistia sp. 32K.
GCCGCTCTGCGGCACGATCGCGGTGCCCGTCTCGTTGGCGAGCGCCAGGATCGCCGACATCTCCGCCGTCGAGCCGGGACGAAGTACCAGCGGCGTCTCGCCGACATATTTGTCGCGCCATTCCATCCGGTAGGGACGCGTCGCTTCCGGGTCGGTAAGCGCCGCGCCCGGGGCGACGAGGGCGACGAAACGGGCGATGAGCTCGGGAGTGGGGCGGTTCGGCATGATGGCGGGTTTCGATCCTTGGCTTGCGCCGCGCAGGATACGCGCCTCGCGGCCTTTGTAAAAAGCCGGCATGCGGGGGCACGAAAAAATGTCGCCGGCCTGCTGCGGCAGGCCGGCGAGCACGGGCGGGTCCTCCCCAGGCGACAGGATCGCTCGACCCATCCCGTTGATCGGGACAGCGATGGCGCGATCGTCGCGCCACCGGATGTCTTGAGCCGCTAGCGGCAGTTGTCCTGGCCGGGCCGGCAGTTGCGGCCGCGGTTCGGCTGCGGCCGGTTGCGGTTCTGGTTGTTCGGCCGGGCGTTCTGCTGCTGCGGCCGAGCGTTCTGCCCCGGCCGGGCATTCTGCGGCCGCTGCTGCGGACGCGCGTTCTGCCCAGGGCGCTGTTGCGGCCGGGCGTTCTGCCCAGGGCGCTGCTGCGGGCGGGCATTCTGCGACGGCCGCTGCTGCGGCCGGGCGTTCTGCGACGGACGCTGCTGCGGACGAGCGTTCTGCGACGGACGCTGCTGCGGACGGGCATTCTGCCCAGGCCGTTGCTGCGGACGGGCATTCTCCGGCCGCGACGGCCGCGTCACTTCGGGGCGGTTCGGCCGGTTCGGACGGCTCTCCGCGCCGGGGCGACCGGCCTCGGGACGGTTCGGACGCGTGTTCGCCGGCCGCTCGGGACGATTCGGACGACCCGTCTCGGCGCCGGGCCGGTTCGGCCGATTCGGGCGGGCATTCTCCCCCGGACGCTCGGGTCGGTTCGGACGACCGCTTTCAGCGCCCGGACGATTGGGACGACCGTTCTCGGCTCCCGGCCGATTCGGCCTGCCGGTCTCGGTGCCGGGCCGATTGGGACGACCATTTTCGGTGCCCGGGCGATTCGGGCGACCGGTCTCCGTGCCGGGACGCCCCGGACGGTTGTTGTTGTTGTCACCGGGACGACCGGGGCGATTGTTGTCGCCGGGACGACCGGGGCGGTTGTCACCCGGGCGGCCGGGCCGGTTGTTGTCGCCGGGGCGGTTGTCGCCAGGGCGGCCGGGACGGTTGTTGTCGCCGGGGCGACCCGTCTCGGGGCGGCCCGGGCGGTTGGGCCGGTCAGGGCGATTCGGCCGCTCCGGATACCAGGTGCCCGGCGGACGCGGGCGATGCGGCGGGCCGGGACGCCAGCCGGGGCTGCCATGCCAATGATGATGGACCCAGACATTGTTCCAGCCGCGATTGTTCCAGCCCCAGCGATTGTTCCAGGCCGAGCCGACCAGGATGGCGGTGCCGAACACCAGCGCGCCGGTGGCCGCCGTCGTGAAGACGTCGGCGGAATTATAGACCGGCACGTAGATGCGTTCGGGCTCGGCCGGGGCGATC
Coding sequences within:
- a CDS encoding DUF3300 domain-containing protein produces the protein MAPRLKDKTWLGTGNYSRLAVAALFGWSTTIYPVLAETLTAPVRVAQADSTPAPDDQKPVESEAPRAAPALPDRVPGAAEATAAASDEDPDLYTVSELEYLLGPIALYPDPLLSLVLSASTRPDQLAKAEQWLFDNPKAAEAGDYAEAEKLGLDAPVVALLRFPDVVEMLVDHEEWTESLGFAFDRQPGDVATVIQLLRAQAEKVGNLKTTPQQVVTVVQETPSAPRVISIAPAEPERIYVPVYNSADVFTTAATGALVFGTAILVGSAWNNRWGWNNRGWNNVWVHHHWHGSPGWRPGPPHRPRPPGTWYPERPNRPDRPNRPGRPETGRPGDNNRPGRPGDNRPGDNNRPGRPGDNRPGRPGDNNRPGRPGDNNNNRPGRPGTETGRPNRPGTENGRPNRPGTETGRPNRPGAENGRPNRPGAESGRPNRPERPGENARPNRPNRPGAETGRPNRPERPANTRPNRPEAGRPGAESRPNRPNRPEVTRPSRPENARPQQRPGQNARPQQRPSQNARPQQRPSQNARPQQRPSQNARPQQRPGQNARPQQRPGQNARPQQRPQNARPGQNARPQQQNARPNNQNRNRPQPNRGRNCRPGQDNCR